The following is a genomic window from Microtus pennsylvanicus isolate mMicPen1 chromosome 3, mMicPen1.hap1, whole genome shotgun sequence.
ggaccgcaaggggggcacctacccactgagacggtggggctgatctattgggagctcaccaaggccagctggactgggataaaaccggactctctgaacacggcagacaatgagggctgctgagaagccaaggacaagggcactgtgttttgatcctactgcatgaactggctttgtgggagcctagcctgtttggatgcttaccttcctagacctggatggagggggaaggaccttggacttcccacagggcagggaaccctgactgctctttggactagagagggagggggaaaggagtggaagaggggaagaggagtggggaaaggggggaggagtggggagagggggaaagaaatgggaggcagggaagaggcagaaatatttttaataaataaaaagagtccTTTATACAGAAGGGATTTTGTCTTTGGAGGATGAAATGTGACATCCTTCCTGATTGCGAGATCACAGCAAACACGGCTGAGTTTTGGGAGTTTAAGTGAACTTAGCAGTGGTTCCGTTTTGAAAACACCACCCTGTAATGACTGATTGCTCTAACACATAAATGTAGGTGTTATTTTAAGGTATCGTTAACACACTGACTTTAGTTCGCCTGGTCACAACAGAGAAGACTACAGATCCGagcgttttttttttctggcagcaCTGTACTTGAGTATAAACCCACCTTCCAAATTCTTCCCTTCTGCAGTTTACTTCACTCTTGAGATTCCTAGGAAAAACTAGGCCAGAGACCTGATCTGATCCCTGAGGAGTTTCTGCTTTCAGTTCTGAAGCCACATTTAGGCCCCACCCCTCCCAGAGGACCTGTGCCTTAGTGCCTCAgtctctccaacacacacacacacacacacacacacacacacacacacacacacacacacacagagagagagagagagagagagagagagagagagagagagagagagagagggtcctTGTACTTTTCAGGAAGTATTTAATGAATCTAAGGAAGCACTCACTACAAGGCATCCCAACACCCGGTTCTCAGGACAATCTCTGCAGGTTTTGAAACAGGGTAGTTCCGCTTCTGAAAGTTTTCAGTGTTTGAGGGAGGGTGCAACAAAACTGTCTGCACCCCTTTTAAGCCCCCAGAAAACGTAAAACGAAGGGAGGGACAGGCAAGAGGGTGTCGAGACCCTAGGCCTCCCGTGGAGACCCTGCTACCTTGAGCTGCTGGAGGGTGGGGCAGAGCGGCCCGGGGCAGGTGCTCACCTCAAGTAGTTGAGATAAGGCGTGTAGACCTGGGGCAGGCTGTCCTTGAGCACGGCGGCCTGGTAGCCCAGCTGCGGGAGCCCGTTGAGACCTAGCGGCGGGTAGATGGCGGGGGCTGCCGAGGCAGCCGGAGTGGCGGGCAAGCTGTCCCTCGGGAGCAGGCAAGAGCCGGTGGTCGGGGGCTTGCAGGGCAGCGGCGGGAACGAGCCCTGCGTGGGCGGCGCGCCCTCAGCTTTGTACAGGATGCACTCCAGCGCGGATCCCGAAGAGGACGCGGGCGACACCGCAGAACTGCCGGGGCCGCTGGCCACCGCTGCCTCTCCGGGCCTGGAGGAGGGAGCTCGAGGCGGCGCCGGCGCCAGCGGGAAATCTGGAAAGGTGGCAGCGCTGGCTCCAGCCACCAGGTAGGGGCGCGGTGAGCGCGCAGATGCCTcggctccctcctcctcctccttgatCTTCAGGCTTGGCGGCTGGAAATCGCCATAGAGAGGGAACGCGTCCTCTTTGGGGTCGCCGTCCTGCGGGAAGGTGCAGTCTGGGAAGTCGCCGCAGGGCACTGGCGGTGATGGAGCGGAGGGCGAGCCTCGAAGAGGGGCAATGGAGCCCTGGGCTGAGGCCCCGCCGTCGTTGCTGTCCCCCTCCAGCAGCTGCCGGGTGCGGGCTGCCAGGAGCGCGTGGTTGAGAGGCAGAATGGGCACGTGGATGAAATCCACCAGTGTGGTGGCCAGTGGGGAGCGCCCGGGCGTCAGGGGAGCGTCTTGCTCCAAGGAGACCCTGGGAGCAGAAAATCGGGAATCTTCCTTGGGAACCAGGGTGACGCCTCCTGGGGCCGCTGCGGGCGCGCTGGCTACAACTCCTCCTCCGCTGTTCGTGCCTTCCAGTGCTAGAGGTTTGCTCTTTAGAAGCGGACCCGCGGAGCCCTCAGTCTCTAGACcacagtcctcctcctcctcctcttcctcctccactgcaGATGGCTTCGCAGAAGGCTTCACTCCTGCCCCGGGCCAATGAGCACTCCCTGAGGTCGGGAGCAGCAGCTGCCTGGGTGGTGACAGCCCCTTGGGCAGCCCCTTCTGCCCCGCTCCTGTCCCGGAGCTGTCCCCAGCCTTGCTCTCTGCCTGGCTCATGAGCGGGGACAACTCCTTGGTAGCAGGGACACTGCGGGGTTCTTCTGGAAGCTCCGATCCAAAGAGACACCAAGATGTGATGTCCTCGCAGGCTGGAGGACTGGTGTGGCTCTGCTCAGTTCCCGAGGGCGCCAGTAGCGTGTCTAAGACACTGTCTAAGAGTCTGCTGTCCTTCTCTGGGGCTCTGGGACTGCTCCCTCCTGCCCCACGAGAGGCGCCGACTCCAGTGAACGCTCCTTTCACTTCGGACAACGACCGCTCGTTCTGTGCTTTTCCGCCTGGGAACTCCGGACCCTGGCAGGACCGAGGGAAGAACAGCCTCTCGTCCAGGGAAATGGGTATAGGCGAGACTACAGACGCTGTGTTCGACGGCTGGCTCCTCTGAAAGATGTAGGGGTCCAAGCGTCCAAGCGAGGGGGACCCGACGTGGGTGGGGGAGGGCGCGGCTGTCGACGCGTGGGGTGCCCGCGGATTTTTTGCCGGCAGCTCAGTCATGACGACCCGagctccccttttctcctcccctgtctccagggaggagggaaaagagaaggaggagggggtgcCGGTGATataggggcagagggagggggaagtgggTGTTGAAGCGCAGGGCCCTTGGGATCTCCACCTCCTGGCCGGGAGGGGCGGTGCTGGTCAGCTCCTGTCCTTACCCTccacccagaggcagaggaagggtggCAGTCGCGCTGTCCCAGCGGTGGGGTGAGGGCAGGAAGAGGTAGATAGAGCAAGCTGATCTCTGAACTGGAAGAGTTCTTCAAAAgactttttctgtgtctgtctgggtgCTCAAGCGTCCCGCGCTGAAGTGATAGGTGCTGCGAAAAGGGCTTCTGCTATTTGCGGACTTGTTCCCTTGGTAGAAAGCCGGACATCTAGGAAGTCTGCACCACAGTCCAAGCTAAAATCCTGGGGCAATCCATTCTTAGTCATCCTACTGCGGCGACAGCTTCTAAAGCTCCCTGGGTTCTTTCCAGTCTCAGCAGTCTCTGGTTTCAGGTTCCTCAGGGAAACCCCAAGGGAAGCAAGTTCTCTTTGGGCTTGCAGAATCATCACACTCGCAAATACTACAAAGCATCACTGATAGTGACAGTCTAGACTGACTCCATAGCTT
Proteins encoded in this region:
- the Pgr gene encoding progesterone receptor is translated as MTELPAKNPRAPHASTAAPSPTHVGSPSLGRLDPYIFQRSQPSNTASVVSPIPISLDERLFFPRSCQGPEFPGGKAQNERSLSEVKGAFTGVGASRGAGGSSPRAPEKDSRLLDSVLDTLLAPSGTEQSHTSPPACEDITSWCLFGSELPEEPRSVPATKELSPLMSQAESKAGDSSGTGAGQKGLPKGLSPPRQLLLPTSGSAHWPGAGVKPSAKPSAVEEEEEEEEDCGLETEGSAGPLLKSKPLALEGTNSGGGVVASAPAAAPGGVTLVPKEDSRFSAPRVSLEQDAPLTPGRSPLATTLVDFIHVPILPLNHALLAARTRQLLEGDSNDGGASAQGSIAPLRGSPSAPSPPVPCGDFPDCTFPQDGDPKEDAFPLYGDFQPPSLKIKEEEEGAEASARSPRPYLVAGASAATFPDFPLAPAPPRAPSSRPGEAAVASGPGSSAVSPASSSGSALECILYKAEGAPPTQGSFPPLPCKPPTTGSCLLPRDSLPATPAASAAPAIYPPLGLNGLPQLGYQAAVLKDSLPQVYTPYLNYLRPDSETSQNPQYGFDSLPQKICLICGDEASGCHYGVLTCGSCKVFFKRAMEGQHNYLCAGRNDCIVDKIRRKNCPACRLRKCCQAGMVLGGRKFKKFNKVRVMRALDGVALPQSVGLPSESQTLGQRINFSPNQEIQLVPPLINLLMSIEPDVIYAGHDNTKPDTSSSLLTSLNQLGERQLLSVVKWSKSLPGFRNLHIDDQITLIQYSWMSLMVFGLGWRSYKHVSGQMLYFAPDLILNEQRMKESSFYSLCLTMWQIPQEFVKLQVTHEEFLCMKVLLLLNTIPLEGLRSQSQFEEMRSSYIRELIKAIGLRQKGVVPSSQRFYQLTKLLDSLHDLVKQLHLYCLNTFIQSRALAVEFPEMMSEVIAAQLPKILAGMVKPLLFHKK